TTCGCCTCGTCACAAGCGGACCAAAGTTTATCGAGGTAACCAGCGGGGGCTATGAGCTGTGCCATAAGCGTCTGCGCCATAAGGAGTAGGCTCCCTATGACGACACAACTGATCCGTATCAATCTGCTACTCCTCATCGCCGATCAGATCTGCTGTGAGTAACTTAGCGAGCTGCCGCCCACCCGCCATAGAGATGTGGGTGTAGTCTTTTGCCGCCCATCCTTTGTCCACAAAGCCTTTGATGCCGCCGAGCGAAGCCATCGCCTCATGCGTATTCCAAAAGAGGAGCCCGTAGCGCTGCGCCAAGCGGTGCTGTATGCGGAGCACACGAGCCACCCCATTGAGCGGGTGGATCTCACCCTCACGCAGTGTGGCGCGGTCGGAGAGCGACATGAGTAGGATCGTGGCGTGTGGGTAGAGCTGCTGGATATGTTCGATGCTCTTAGCCATGGCGGCGTAGTACCAGTCGTAGCTGTCGTTATTGTCCTGAGCACTTACCACATTAAGCCCATAGGAAAGGATGATCAGATCGTAGGGGCGGAAGCGTGAGAGTTGCATCGTCAGAGCTGAGGAGACAGCATTGAGTTTTATGCCAGAGGAGCCACGGAGACTGAAGTTGTCCACAGCGACGCCTGTTATACCGTCGAAGCATACGCCATAGAAGCGTGTGCCATCGCCTCCCTCGGTAGCAAGCTCAACCCGCTTGACGCCCCTCTGCGGCAGGGTGTACTCGGCCATAGCTCCGTGGCTAGCGGGTAGCTCGGCACGCTGATGCTCGCCACCATTGATGCCGTAGGTGATCGCCACCGGGATCGAGTCGCTCACGTAGTGAAGCGTCACACGGTCGGCGGCACTCTTTAGCTTATAGCTTGTGGAGGCGGTAGCGGTTGCTGTGGCAAAGGTCTCTGCCAGTGTAAAGAGGGAGCGAGACTTACTCTTATTGGCAGAAGTCTCCTGCCAAGCCCCCTCAAAGCGCTGCTGTATGCTCTGCCTAAAGCGAGCCACTGGCGAGGTGAGTGGTACGTAGCCCACGCCTTGACCGCCATAAGTCTGCTGGAGTGCCTGACGAAAGGGTTCTACCAATATGTCGCCCTCTATAAAGGAGTCACCGACGAAAGCGATACGTACCGCCCTCGAGCGCCCCTCCCGTAGTGCAGCACGTAGGCGGCGCAACGCACTCTGCCCCTCAGAGTAGTCTACTAGACGGCTGGAGAGCTCTAGCGGAGGAAGCGTGTCGATAGCTACTTGCGTACGACCGGTCGAATCTCCTATTGCGCCAGTGGAGCCCTCCAGAGCTTCTTTCGGATCAAGAGGGTTGTCAGATTCGTCTAGGGGTATGGAGAGCGTCTCCGACGATTGGTTTGCTGTCGTGTCAAGGAGGTCACTCAGCGGGTTGAATCCCTTGAAGTGGTAGCCCGCGATAGGGCCGACAGCGACGAGTAGCTCCGAGAGTCCATACGCTAGCAGACCGCCAACGAGGAGTAGCAAGAAGCTACGGTAGAGATGATTCTTTCTTTTCATGAGCTATGCGAGAGCCTACCTCGGGAGTCAATCAGTGCTTGGCGTCTCTTCTATCTTCCGCCTCTTTGCGTCGCGCCTCTTGGAGTAGCTTGTCCGCCTCGACGAGTTGATCGTAAAAGTGTGCCCCGAAGGCTGCTATCAGCGGTTCACGCACGAACTGGTAGACCTTGATGCCGAGCTTGCGGCCTCGCTCCACAGCCGCCTGACAGATGTCCCAGCGGTCGTAATGTAGGGACGAGAAGTACTTGAACTGACGCACACGGATAGGGTAGAGGCGACAACTGATCGGCTTCTCTAGCTGCACCTCGGGATGGGTCGAGGTATACCACTCGATAGCGCAGCGTACCCCTTCGGGCGGTGTGGGGTGAAGCGTGAAGGCGCAGTTCTCGCCGTTCACTATAGAGAGTACCCGCTCGCCAGTTATGTCCGTGTAGCTCACGCCCTGATGATGGATCAGCTCACACGCCTCGGGAGCTAGGTGCGGCTCAAGGAGCGAGAGATGACGCTGATAGCTACGGCACTCATGCTCTGTGGCAGGAGGGCCCGCATCGCCATGCACGCAGCAAGCTCCACGGCATACAGCGTAGTCGCAGGCGAAGCACTCCTCAAGGATCTCAAAGCTCACCACCTTGTCATCGATCTGTATCATAGCTCTGTGGGCGTTAAGGTTATCATCAAGGCTTTTCCCTCGCCCGGTGCTACCTGCATCGGGAGCGTCTCAGCGGGGAGCAGGAGCGCTTCGTGGGGAGCTAGTTGCCACTGCTCTGTGTCTTCACCGCTTAGTAGCAAGCTTCCAGAGATACCGACAAGGATCGCACAGCTCGTTCCATCGGTTGTGATGAGCTGAGATGAGTCTGGTGTGGCGATCACCTCGTGACAGACGAAGCGTGGCGTATCCAAGGGTAGGAGACGAGCGTCTAGCTTATGCGGCTCTAGTGTCGCACTGCGGAGTGCCTCCTCGATGTGTAGCGTTCGCTTGGTACCCTCGTCGTCTACTCGATCGTAGTCGTAGAGACGATAGGTCGTGTCGCTCGTGTCTTGCACCTCAATCAGCATCGAGCCAGCCCCTAGTGCGTGGATCGTACCAGCCGGTAGGGCGATAGCTTCTCCTGATCTCACAGGTTCCCAGTGCAGGTAGTGCATCAGATCACCACGCTCGATGGCGGAGCGCAAGGCATCGGCACTCATCGGCTCGGTCAGTCCGAGACAGATACGGCTCATCGGCTCCGTCTCTAGAAAGTACCAAATCTCATCTTTGCCCCCCTCCTCTGGCGATGGGTGTACCTGTACAGAGAGATCTGTCGCTGCGTCTAGCAGCTTGATCAATAAGGGGAAAGCTCCACCACATCGTGCTGTCTGTCCTGGTCCTAGTAGGCGATCGCCATAGCGAGATACCAAAGAGTCTAGCGGAGCTCCCTCGTAGTCGGCACCCTCTGTGAGGGTCTCCTGCCCTGCGAGGGCTGAGAGTAGCCACACCTCGCCAATCTGCTTGTCGCCTCCCGTAGGGGCAAGACGACCTCCACCCCATATCTTGTGATAGTATTGGGGCGTACAGCGTATCGGTGTGAGCTTACGAGACATATATAATAATAGGAGAGATGTGGCAATGGTTACTTCTCTTCGTCCTCAGACTGCTCTAGAGCACGACGCTCCTGCTCGGTGCGGTAGTTCCTATGCCATATCCAGGCGAGGAGTGCGATTACCACAAGCGTGCCGATACTGGAGCCGACACGTATCCAGTCAAAGGGGGCACGCTGTAGGATCCAGACCCACACGTTGAGGGCTATCCACCAGATGAGGAGGAAGTAAAGCTTGAGGCGATCTCTGCGAGACATGGCTAAGCCTTCTTCTCCGGTGGCACCTGACGTACGTAGTGTGCCATCTCGTGGGGGATGATCATCGATAGCTCCATAAAGCCAGCGTACTCGCCATTTTCGTACCACGGGATCTGGTAGATGAGCTTCTTCTTGTCGCCCTTTGTGATGGTGTAGACATGCTTCGTCTGGTGCGCCATCATGTCAGCGAGTAGCGAGCGTGCCGGCTCTGGGTGGCAGTCGAGGACATTCTTGCCGATCAAGCTTTGCCCTGGCTTAAGATTGACCTGACGCGACTGCTCGTTCATCTCTATAATGCGCCCCTCACGGTCACAGATCGTGACCGCGACGTCGGCCTCTTCAAAGAATGGTATCATGTGATTGGGACTCTAATTAGTCGTGATGGTAAGGCTCTCCCCGCAGTATCGTGCAGGCTCGGTAGATCTGCTCGACGGCAAAGAGGCGCACCATCTCATGCGTCAGTGTCAAGCGACTGAGCGACCAAGCCTGCTGCCCGAAGTGCTGCTTAAACTCCGGCGTAAAGCCATAGGGCCCGCCCACCACCAGGAGTAGTCGCTTAGCACCGCTATTCATATAGCGCTGCAACTGCTCTGCCCACTGACGGCTCGTGTACTCCTTGCCCCGCTCATCGAGCAGAACCACCAGATCACTTGGTGTGATCACGGAGGCAATAGCCTCGCAGGTCGCCTGTTGCTGATTTGCTATGGAGGCTTGCTGCTTGCGCCGCTTAGGGTCGGGCAAGACCTCTATGTCGAAAGGTATATACCCACCGATGCGCTGCCGATACTCCTCGATGAGGCGGTGTAGCTCTGGCGAAGAGGTCTCACCCACTACGAGGAGTGTCGTGCGCATACGATGCAGAGATAGTGCTTAGAAAGGTAGGTCGTCAGCGTTGTCACCAGCGGCTGGGTCAAAAGAGCCACCAAACTGGTTTTGCGCCCCAGCCTCAGGAGCTTGCGAAGCGAAGCCCGTGCTAGGAGCTGATGCTGCACCGCCCTCTACGTAGGGAGCTTTGCCTGCAAAGGGATCAGCCTCAGGCGCAGCAGCTGCTGTTTGGTCTACCTTGGAGACGCTGTAAGCGGTCACGTCTGTGTACCAGCGCTCCATATACTCACGGCTCTCTACATCAAAGCGCACCTCGACGAAGTCACCCTCAGTGAGTGCATACTCGTCGATGCGATTATTCCAAATGTTGAAGCAGATGGTACGTGGGTACTGTGAGTCGGTCTCTATGACAAAAGAACCCCTGCGCCAAGCGTTGCCTGACTTGCTGACACCCTCCTGTACAGGGAGAACGCGTATGACGGTGCCTCTTGCGATAAGTGGGTTGGGACGGTTATTATTGCTGTCCATATCTAGTCTATAAGTGGTTAGTTATTAGTCGATAGTTGTTTGTGAATAGTTATCGGAGTGTCGGAGCAAATCCAATGATCTCTCTGACCTCCTCGATGGTCTTGCGAGCACTCTCACGCGCCTTCATAGCACCCTCGGTAGCTACTCGGTGTAGCTGCTCCTTGTCGCTAGAGAGCTCTAGGATGCGCTCACGGATGGGTGCTGTCGCAGTAAGCAGGTCAGCTGCTAGTTGCTTCTTCAGATCGCCGTAGCGTATGGAGCAGTCCGCATAGGACTGGCGAAAGTGTGCTACCGTCTCAGGCGCAGAGACCAGATCCATAATGGTGAAAAGGTTCTCCACCGGCTCCGAGGGCTTGCTATTTGGCTCCGTAGGACCAGCATCCGTGACAGCGCGCATCACCTTCTTCGTGATCGCCTTGTCATCTTCGTAGAGATAGATTGCGTTGCCCTCACTCTTGCCCATCTTGCCGGAGCCG
The sequence above is a segment of the Porphyromonas vaginalis genome. Coding sequences within it:
- a CDS encoding DUF3109 family protein, with product MIQIDDKVVSFEILEECFACDYAVCRGACCVHGDAGPPATEHECRSYQRHLSLLEPHLAPEACELIHHQGVSYTDITGERVLSIVNGENCAFTLHPTPPEGVRCAIEWYTSTHPEVQLEKPISCRLYPIRVRQFKYFSSLHYDRWDICQAAVERGRKLGIKVYQFVREPLIAAFGAHFYDQLVEADKLLQEARRKEAEDRRDAKH
- a CDS encoding type I phosphomannose isomerase catalytic subunit, with the translated sequence MSRKLTPIRCTPQYYHKIWGGGRLAPTGGDKQIGEVWLLSALAGQETLTEGADYEGAPLDSLVSRYGDRLLGPGQTARCGGAFPLLIKLLDAATDLSVQVHPSPEEGGKDEIWYFLETEPMSRICLGLTEPMSADALRSAIERGDLMHYLHWEPVRSGEAIALPAGTIHALGAGSMLIEVQDTSDTTYRLYDYDRVDDEGTKRTLHIEEALRSATLEPHKLDARLLPLDTPRFVCHEVIATPDSSQLITTDGTSCAILVGISGSLLLSGEDTEQWQLAPHEALLLPAETLPMQVAPGEGKALMITLTPTEL
- a CDS encoding PAS domain-containing protein — protein: MIPFFEEADVAVTICDREGRIIEMNEQSRQVNLKPGQSLIGKNVLDCHPEPARSLLADMMAHQTKHVYTITKGDKKKLIYQIPWYENGEYAGFMELSMIIPHEMAHYVRQVPPEKKA
- a CDS encoding 23S rRNA (pseudouridine(1915)-N(3))-methyltransferase RlmH — encoded protein: MRTTLLVVGETSSPELHRLIEEYRQRIGGYIPFDIEVLPDPKRRKQQASIANQQQATCEAIASVITPSDLVVLLDERGKEYTSRQWAEQLQRYMNSGAKRLLLVVGGPYGFTPEFKQHFGQQAWSLSRLTLTHEMVRLFAVEQIYRACTILRGEPYHHD
- a CDS encoding DUF3127 domain-containing protein, with amino-acid sequence MDSNNNRPNPLIARGTVIRVLPVQEGVSKSGNAWRRGSFVIETDSQYPRTICFNIWNNRIDEYALTEGDFVEVRFDVESREYMERWYTDVTAYSVSKVDQTAAAAPEADPFAGKAPYVEGGAASAPSTGFASQAPEAGAQNQFGGSFDPAAGDNADDLPF